In Gossypium hirsutum isolate 1008001.06 chromosome D06, Gossypium_hirsutum_v2.1, whole genome shotgun sequence, one genomic interval encodes:
- the LOC107900027 gene encoding dnaJ homolog subfamily A member 3, mitochondrial encodes IDFLPHFPYFPVSPILEIPSTDCPLFFSQPPPPPPAPIHLQSGNDPPPILQGSTHFPHFPFPFFHKSLTPCPTALLSFFLTIHLRHQSTSGPPRLHPFPESEKWHPDRWMKNPNVSGEAKKRFQQIQEAYSVLSDKGKRKIYDAGLLGLLADDDDEGFLTSCKTWF; translated from the exons ATTTTCTTCCCCATTTCCCCTATTTCCCCGTTTCCCCTATTCTAGAAATCCCTAGCACCGATTGCCCTCTATTTTTTTCTCaacctccacctccacctccgGCACCGATCCACCTCCAGTCCGGCAACGATCCACCTCCAATCCTCCAAGGCTCCACCCATTTCCCCCATTTCCCGTTTCCCTTCTTCCACAAATCCCTAACCCCTTGCCCGACTGCCCTCCTCTCCTTTTTTCTCACCATTCACCTACGGCACCAATCCACCTCCGGTCCTCCACGGCTCCACCCATTTCCAGAATCAGAG AAATGGCATCCTGATAGATGGATGAAAAACCCCAATGTATCAGGTGAAGCTAAGAAACGATTTCAACAGATTCAAGAGGCTTATTCAG TTTTGTCGGATAAAGGAAAGAGAAAGATTTATGACGCTGGGTTGTTGGGTCTACTTGCAGACGATGATGATGAA GGTTTCTTAACTTCATGCAAGACATGGTTTTGA